The Dermacentor andersoni chromosome 1, qqDerAnde1_hic_scaffold, whole genome shotgun sequence genomic interval GCAAAAGTGctgtttttattattgttattattttgccTCCCTGGAAGTGGTTACAGTAATGGTACGCAGATCCCAGATACGACAAACCCATGAGAAGCTAAGAAAACTTCTTCAAAAAAGGACGAGGTCGCGCACCGAAACAAGGTGTAGAGCATGCGAAAGTAAGGGAGTCAGAACCAGAATTGGTGGTTGTGCAGGGGAGCGATGAGTTGTGATGTTTCGATCATTTGCGGGCCTGAAAGCCTGATCCAGCCAAGCAGTGTAGTTTCCGGCCTTATAGGATGCCCTGAATTTCATTGGCGCAGCGTGCGAAAGTGTCAGACGGTTTTTCCAGCCCCAAAATCACTCAGCTTTCATCGCAGAACCTTTTCCGCGCTATCCATTTTCTTTAAGCCATTAATATGAAAGTGCTCCATGTGACCACATTTTGTTGTTGCACACACGTTCAGACGGTGGTTTATCATTCCCTACACGCGCCGCAGCGCATGGGTTATAGTGGCTATTACAGCCATGATCCACGGATTCATATCTGTAAGGCTGGAGTGGCGGTAAGGAAGCCTGCACCACGAAACATTCCAACAATTGTTGCGTAATGGCAGCTGGTGTTACGGAGCAAGGTATGCAACTGTTCCCGCTAGAAGCCTTTCAAGATAGCCGTGCGCTATTCGTGCTTATTCGGTCCCCCAGTTACACAAGTCAACTATACGCGGCTGCCGAGGTACCTTCATATAAGACGTGTTGCGTTACTCTGCAAAATTACAAAATGCCGACTTTGCTTATCTGAGCATCCTGTTCACGGTGTGAAATGTAGATGATTTGTGCTTTAGCCGCGTACTTACAAGACTGTGCGACGATTCCTGCAAGATACATGCTTGACAGCGCATCTTTCATATCTGCTCAAAAGGAAATATTTGAGTGTAGAAATCTCTTACGATTTCCGTGGGCTTTTGCTTGGTCATTATACAGAACATATGTAAGagagacacacaaaaaaaagcaagcagcagttgttttcttttttgcgtccCGTTAATCTGCACTATCCTGCACGCAGTAAAAATGATAATCCCTTCATTAAATTATTTAAcaaaattctgaggttttacgtgccaaaactacgatctgattatgagacgcgGCGTATCGgaggactcccgattaattttgaatAACTAGTGCttttgaacgtgcacctaatATTAAGCACACGAACCTctttgcatttcgcttccattgaaacgcggccgccgcggcagggatcgaacccgtgacctcgagctcagcagcacaacgccatagccactgggctaccgcgggaAATGACGATTTCTGCAACACTGGCCCAAACCCACTGTGGGGCCATAACTGAGTGGCACTGTGATAACACAAATATAAATGAATGTACGAAAGAAACCGATCATAAGTGGAATAAAACGATGCGTAATAAATGTTGTCAGCCCCACATAAAcaagatgaaataaaaaaaaaaaaacttgctagCGCTTTATCGCGAATCGCATGATATCTTCATCGTTAGCCTTCGTCTGTGGAAGCGTTAACCTCCTCTTGCTTCGAACGCTTTGAAATTCTGTCTTGTCATGTCCATTTCACTAACGATTTCTATGTTTACCCTTTCTATATGTATTGCTAattttatgcaaaaaaaaaaaagtgattcgCCCTCAATAACCGTTTAGTCCCTGCATGCCATGTGTGAAGTGCGCAAAGGTTGTGTGTCATGTGAGCTGGtggagaaaaggaaaggaagacgACGGACATCGACTTATGGCACGAATGGATCAGGCCAATGAAGCAAAAGAAGCCGACGAGCTGCCTGATGTGGCAAGAGCGAGCGGAGCCGCGAAATAACAAGAATGAAGCAGCCAATCAGAAACTGACACGGTcttacagaaatgaaaaacagTTCGAAACTAGAGAGCGCAAGACACGGACGGagtagagagacagagagagcaaaACTCTCTTCAGCTTATGGTCATCAGAGCAGaaaaagattatggggttttacgtgccaaaaccactttctgattatgaggcacgccgtagtgggggaccccggaaattttgaccacctggggttctttaacgtgcacctaaatctaagtacacgggtgttttcgcatttcgcacccatcgaaatgcggccgccgaggccgggattcgatcccgtgacctcgtgctcagcagcctaacatcatagccactgagcaaccacggcgggtgtcatcAGAGCAGAGTTCGTCTGTCTTGTGACATACCGGCGTCGTGCAAGGCAACATGTGAACAAATAAGTTAACTTTGCTTAGGCCCACTGGCACGATGTTTGAAGCTGTCTCAAGACAGGAACCACTCATTTTCTGCCGTTGAAGCACAGCTATAGGCCAAGCccggggtattctgtaagtgtacACCTAGTGAACATGTCATTTCGTGTGCTGCTGAAATTCTGATTGCCTGAGCTGCGGTACGCATGAGGAGACAGGCGTGGACTATGGGATTGGTTTGAAACCTCTTTCCTGAAGAAAGAATGTAACAGATGTACCACGTTTTGAATCACCGTACTTCCCGAGTTAGAAGTTCATAAATGCTCGCATCAGGTTTTCAGTGCTTGTTCATTTAATACTGTCAGTTTCGGGAGTGTGTTACGGTTATTTCTAATTCAAGATCAAGCGTAGAGCACAACATATAAACACCGACACAGAGACAGATATCGAAGGACAAAGCGCGACTTAGGAACTATTTATTACTTTTGTTCACTCTGTTTGTTCGTTTGCTGGCCTTACATTTCAGTGAGTTCTATATTCGGGTTCGGGCAGGTGGAGACGAGCGATGCCTTCGATGTTTCATCGCTTTTCAACTTCGCGAATTCCCTTGGCGTCCGTCGCATTGAAACAGTCGGCCTGCCGGTGCTTGAAGCGTCGCTCTTCAGACCATTATTACTTCGGCTAATTTATATGCGGAATTTAATGCTTATTTTAGTACTTAGTAtcagttcttttatttcttccagCGAAATCTTTTCAATGTTATGTTCACCGCTCGGTAGGAGCGTAGGCAACCGGCGTAACAAGAAATTGtcatcatcatgccgtcgtcgcaaCAGCACGCCATTGTGGCAAACAATTTTAATCTAAATAAAGATATACAAGGGCCAGTTTTGGACCTCGGCAAGACATGGGCAGAATTCGTGCTTTGTAAACAGAGCTGATGCCTCGCGACGCTGCTGCAGCTGCGATGTAGGTAAGAAAGCGCAGCGAGAAAAAGAGCTAGGTAGCGCCATGTGCCATCGGCGCCGAGCCTTTAGAAGGACGAGGCGATCGAGATGACGCGCTGGAGTGTCTGGCAGCGGCGCAATAGAGGCTTTCGCCGGTCACGTCTCTGCAGTTCTTGCAAAAagtagataaaaaaaaagcgcctgggtcgtcggcgcgcTCCGTTTTAATTGGCGGCCTAGTATCCCAGCGTTCACAAAGGCAAGCAAGAGCCCTTCACGCAGAACAATACGAGTTCGAAAAAATACATAATGCACGAGTTTGTGGCGCAATCTAAATCAGCCATTGCTCTTAATTCTCCTGCAACAGACATCGGTTCCAGCATGTCGTGGACAATAAGTCCGCAAGGAGACGGTTCGCGGAAGCATACATTTGCGTCATACTAAACGGAAGCTGGACCAACGGCTCTCGGCACCCGTCCGGTGGTCCAGTAGCCGCATTAGTGAACAAAGCACGGCCAGGGCGTTTACGACATGGCTCATAGCTGACGTGTTGATAGCTTGTATAACCGACAAGCTTCTGCTTGTCGGGGCACTGCTTCGACATTTCTGCCTTCCCTATAAAGAGTAGCGCTGCATCAGACGGCAATTGGCCACAGTGACTCCTTGGTCAAGTGCATCTATCTGAAGGAAATCCGTGGAAGTCGACTTTAAAAGTAACGAGGAACCATTCGCGCGTAGAAAACAAGTATAATGACGACTGGGCCTCTTTGTCCTAGCGCCGAATTATGCCCCCGTGCATTCCTTAGTTTCATTATACGAATAGAAAAAGTgcctaaacagaaaaaaaattagaacTGGCAGCAGCGAACAGACGCGGCTGAGGTACCCTCTTAGCACCTGcaataaaggaaaaagaagaaaaagaagaaaagaacagatgAGCACCGTATTTTCGACAGCGTATAACACAGGCTGGAGGAATCAAATAAGATCGGCGCAGGGAAGTGATTTGCTGCGCCTTAATCACCTCATAGGAGCGCCTCGCCTGGCAAACAgctagagagtgagagagagtaaaaaaaaaaggagaagaaaaagaagctacAGTGAAGGAAGACGAGCGAGAAAGTTTGGCTAGGCACCCGCCTTCCTTTTCCTCTCTGCTCCCACTGAAGCCACGCTTGCTCCTCGGCTGATTTTCTCGGCCTTTCGCCCAGCAGCGGCACGCTCAAGCAATATACGTCGTGCAGCAGCGCGTCCCGAAAGCTTATGGCTGCTGCCTCAACGCGCCGGCGCAAGGAAACAAGACGAATGAAATGGGAAATGAGATTAGATGCGCGGTCCCCACCGGGCCGCCGCGATGCGTCGCAAATGGAGCAACGGTTAGCGCATTGCAAGCAAGCGCATACCCGGCCTGTCGCCGTTCATTCGTTCGCTCTTCCGTTTCCTATACGCGCGCCCACTAGCGACTGTCGTCGTATACTACGACGAGCAGCTTCCACACGTAGGGTCGCTGGTGCACTTTCTCTTTCGGGCAAGGCGCTACAATTACACAGAGCAAGAAACGTACAAGCGAGCAGCCAACCAACCCAACCAAACAAACAATTGTTACGCGGATACCACGCACTGCGAGGTGGACCGGAAGCTTCTTTTACATTATTGTAGATACAATTTTTTCCTTTCTGTAGATGCTATATTGATGTCAAACGTGTGATGGCACTGCTTGTGTTGAAGCAATACAGAGAACACATTAAGTTGACTTCTTCATTCCTAGAGCTACGCGAGTGATCATCACTGCTTCACATTCGATGATCAATTGTACCTCACAATCGAGAAGCTAGTGAACGTATGTCTTTTAGGGTCCCACAGAACTATACGAACCCCATTTGTGGCGTATAAGCCCGCGCCTCTCCGCAAGTGCTTCCCTCCATGCTAACGTCGCAGCTGTTGTTTGCGCCTCAGCTGTGCAAGATACCCCTCGCTGCGTCTACTCGGCGACACACCAACGTCGAATAAGCTCGGTTCACGTGCTACAGTACCTGAGCGACTGTATAGAATGGCAACCTGCGATAATATAGTGGTGCAGGTTGAGGCATTTCTTCGTTatgcctctctccctttctgtaTAGAGTGGCGGCATAATTGGCGTCGGCCCCCCTAGTCACTACCTTTTGACCGTGCAGTTACTGGGGACGGCTCCGTTTTTACTCGGCGACACACACGACGACGGCGTCCCAGACCCAGGAGGGAAAAAGTAAACTTCGCTTCAAACAGCCCGAAACTGTACAATTCACGAGTAGTGAATGGCTCCGGATTAACTAacgacctggagttctttaacctaCACCAAAAGCACGGTATACTAGGTTTTTTCTTTTACACTTCGCCCGCATGGGTATGCGGTTGCCGCAGCCGGGAATCGcgcccgcgacctcatgctcatcagcgcaacgccatagccaccgaGCCGTCGCTGCCAGTTTGCACGTGACAGAATATAGGCTTGAACCACAGCGTTGTTTCTGCAGCTGTTGCACGCCCACTGCAGCATAATCGACAAACACTAGAGCTGCCGACCGCGGTTAGCCACACCCGCTCACAGAAGCCCATCTGATCTCGTCCTAAATCCTTGGACAACAGACTAGACCGAAAGATCCACGAAAAAAAGGCTCACTGCAGGCGCTTTTTTGCCTCTTCATTCGTCGAAAATGCTCTTGTTTTTCTCACCATAAacgatgcaccaactggcccagctacGAGCCCCTTTTTAATCGGGAAGCGAGGATGTGGCTTCTGTCAGCCGTTGCGCGACTCTCGCAGCGTAGCCCTTGGTGTGACGCAGAGCGACTATATTATAGCACAGGCTCCACGGCCATTTTGACTGTAGTTTCGACATGACACGCGGCATCAATAGGCGCGATCGTTCGTGCGTATATATACATCACGTTGGTCTGAACATCGCTAAGAGAAATCGCTATTCGCAGCTCAGTTGTCCAGCAGGCCATTATTTCACAGCGTTGACGACTTGGACTACGTGTGATGTATGCGCTAGCGCACGATTTACAGCCTCAAGAATGTGTGTTTAAGAAAACACTTGAAAAATACTGCTTTACAAGCGCCTTCAGGTGCACGATAATATTTACTTGCCTAACAGATATGCTTCTAATGTTTCCGAGGTACATAATTGAGATCATGCAAATTACTTCCGAGTTCGCGTGCTTGTCTCGTGcacgcgtttctttttctttgtctttccttTTACACACATAGAGTAGCATGACCAGCTTTAAGCTATGTGATCATTTTCAGCTATCCTTTACCTTGCCTCACTTTCACACGCAAAGACACACGTATTTGATAAGTACACAATATGTCACTGTAGAATAAAGGTCAAACTAGCGATAAAGTTCAGATTatttatgaagaaaaaaaaggaaaatgaaagaaaacacaaCTGCTGGCCAGCAAGAATCAAACCGTGTTTATGTACGCGCATATATAACCTTGCCCTGGGATTGTTAGCTAGCGCCATTCATGGTCATTCGCGCGAAACCTCGattagcattcattcattcatgattCACCGCATCTAGCGCTCATAGACGTGTACCAAGTCCTTGGGAAAACCTTCCGTTTTAGTATAACAAttctgaaggtttttttttttgttgttgttgttgttgttcaggtCTTCCGTAGAACGTCAGTGTCAGACCAGTTGAGAGAAAACTTCTGAAGTGCACattcaaaatttatttcacagcgAGTCTGGCAACAGGATCCTGATGCTGAATACCACTTGTCCAGATCGATGTTCGTTTTGAACGAAGCAGGTCTTCGTGTCCCAGCAGCGTAGCCAGGACCTCGAAAACTGCGCGCGATGAGCAATCGCGCTACTCCACGCAGACATCATTACGAGGGTGCATCGAATGCTGTGCTACGAGCATTTGCGCTGCGCCATCTACGTGTCGTCACCTGTGACCCGTAAAAGAAACACATACGTAACTGTTCGTGCCATGTTGTAAAGGAATGAACACAAAAAATTTCGTGCATTATACGCAGGTGCCTGCGGCCCTCGGCAATAGGAACACACGTCTCGTTGTGCTGAGAAAGCGGAGCATTAGCGATTGCTTGGTTCCTGTCACGTTTGTATCAGAGCCAGGCTCGCCACTATAACGTGCAGACGACACTGTATACACGGCTATAAATATTTGGCTGATAAGGCTTTATGCTCCAAACTGTCATAGATGGTCGTATATTAAAGAGCCTTGGAAAATGTTTGACCACCCACGGTTCTTTAAAAAGTGGGCATCGAAATTCCAATAGacacacgctttttttttttttttttgttaacattCCCCTATAGCGTCGCAGTGCGTTTTTCAAGCCCAGGAAGCGACCTAGCAGAAAATCACCAGGGCCACCGAGCAAACGCGGCGTTGCATGGCTAAATTAAGATGTGCGTCTCGGAGAGGTTTTGTCTGCTTGACGCGGTATAAATTGCAAGTGGCTGTGTACAGCTTGTCATACGTTACGCATgacctttcctttctttgtttctttccctctcttttgCGGGTGAGAGAGAAAACTAATACCGCACGTGACATTGGGGACTGTTTCACGAAGGATTAACTTGCTGGCCAAGGTTCCGACATTTGTCCAGTTCATTGTCGCCGTTCATTCACAAGCGGTTATCTGCTCTCTGTTACACGCGACGAAACCCATGTCTCCCTTCCTCTCTGTCCATGGCTAGGTACTTTAGGCAGCAGATAAAAGCGAACCTAATTCTAAAGCTGCTTCTGAAGGGAGATACACAGGACTGCGTGCCAGAGTAATTCTCTCCATTCGGTCTACGAAGTTCGATGCCGTGACGCCGAGTCTAATTTCTCTTACGTAAGCACAGTCCAATTCCATCATTTGTATTTATGTGTGCATGTTGTTCAATATGTGTGTCATACTTATCGTTACGCGttttgttcgtgtttgtgtacGCGTGTTACCGTCATCTATGTATTTTCCTCAGCTGTTCGCCTGTTCATCTTGAACCACGTCGCGACCTCGCGTACGTGTCGGGGATCAGTCTAGCGTGTGGTGCTATTTGTTCTTAGCTTTTTTCTCTCTGTGATCCTATGTGTCCCTGGGACTGTGTCTTATGTGTCCATGGAACAGAGAGAGATAATGAAATGTAGTGGGTTGACTCGGAAAGAGCATCCACTTATTACTCTACGCTGGGGAAGTAATAGAGGGCGATACAAAGGTGGGAAGAACTGAAGCGACCACCCAAGAGGTGCGTAAGTATGCAACATCTCATTCTGGGCCGTTGTCGCGAGTTATGATAGAAGCGTAAAAAAAATGGAGAGGAGAGACGAGCATGTTCTTCATAAACTAGTGAATTCTGCGCTGGCCATAAGATTCTACTAACTACAGGATTTCCGAAAAGTACAGTACATCGAGGCAAGTATCTGCGACCGTTTATAAACTCGGAGTTCActtgcacgcgcgcgcgcaactAGTGCTCTTCCTTTCACCTTCTTTCTCCCTCTTTTTGTCCCCATATTCTTTCTGCTCTagggcagggtagcaaaccgaacgtgcGTCTGGCTAACCACCCTGcccctcctttctttctctctctctctctgcctgtctctctctctctctctgtgtgtctctCTCTCATTCTGAAAATATATACGTGCACTGTTCGGGACGTGGTTATTACACCACTGTGTGGGCTCAAACGAGTCGCAGCCGGCTATATGCGTGCTGCTGCGTCCACGCTGCCACTGTGGACCCTGCAGGGATGGGATTCCAGGTCTGATGTTTTAATAGTGATTGCTCCCAATCAAGCCATAACAAATGGTCTGTCAACTCACTGCCATCCAGAGAGCTTATGATAGATGGCACTTCATTATTGTTAATCTTTTTGCGTTTATTTTGACTCTGTGAAGTGAGCAGCCATACAACACTTTTTTCACACCGCCGACCATGATGCAGGGAGACACACGAATGGGGGCACAGGAGAACAAGGCGCGCGTGTGTATGTTCTTGAAAGGGAAGATTGTCCCTTTCGTAAATATCCATGGATGGTGGTATTCCACTTTCATGGATCTTCCTTCATGATTTTTTCTTGTGGATTTTCGCAGAAACGATATGCGTATGTTCTGCTTTGCTGGCAGCTAACGGACCcgtcttgttctttttctatCTCTCCTCCTTACCCCCAAAACCCGAGCAGGAAGTATGCTCCCCCCGCTCCTGCACAGGCTACTGTTTAAGATGAGCCTATTCCACGACATCAAACTCAAGCGACGGAAAGTGGACTCGCGCGGCAGCAGCGATGGAGAGAACAACGGTGATGTGAACACGTCGTCGCCtgagccgccgccaccgccgccgccgccgccgccgccgctgcaacagcagcagcagcaacagcagcagcagcagcagtcaccgGCTCAGCAGCAACAGCCACTGTCGCAGccgttgcagcagcagcagcagcagcagcagcagcaacagcagcaacagcagcaacagcagcaacagcagcaacagcagcaacagcagtcaCCGGCTCAGCAGCAACAGCCACTGTCGCAGccgttgcagcagcagcagcagcagcagcagcaaccgcaACCGCAaccgcaacagcagcagcagcagtcgcagCAACAGCAGTCACAGCAGTCGCAGCAGCACCAGTCGCAACAGCCACAGTCACAACAGCCAGCGGCGGCATCGTCATCGTCAGGGCCCTGTGCGTCATCGTCCAGCGGTGCCGCAACCCCAGGACCTCCAGCTCGACGGACGGACGAGTCGCCGCCTCCCCAGGGCTCTGGCCGGCTAGCGGCTCCGGCTGACTCGGACGACGAGGAGCGGCGCGCGGGACCCGCAGCCAGTGCCTGGACGCCAGACTCGAGCGCCTTCAACCGGCCCAAggaggacgaaggcctgtccgtTGTGCGGCGCATGTACAGGCCTGCCCCGCAGGTGGTCAGCTGGCCTGCGGGCACACCGTCAGCCACCGAGGTGGGCCGTGAGGGCTACGCACCACCGTTTCCGGCTGCCGCCTTCCAGCGGTCGCCCATTTTCTACCGGCGTGCCTCCACGTCGGCCGCCGGCTCCGAGGAAGAGGCGAGCTGGCGCCGGGACGAAAACCCGGAGCCAGCAGCGTCGTGGGTCGACAAGTTGCCGGACTCGCAGGCGCTGAACCTGTGCGTAGCCGCCGGCGTGACGCCGTCCACGTCACGGGGAGGCGCAGAAGACGAGGACGACCAGCCCATGGTGTGCATGATCTGCGAGGACAAGGCGACGGGTCTGCACTACGGCATCATTACCTGCGAAGGGTGAGCGAACTCTGCGACATGCCGACAGAGGCGTTGCCTTCATCCAAAAGAAGGATGCACGCTGAAGTGCCGCGACCAAGAAACGCCCCTCGTGCTTGTATTTCCTTGTTGCGCATCTTCAGTGTGGATCTCCATGAATTCCTCGATACCGCAGATTAtgccttaaaaattaaattctgtggttttatatcccaaagccacgatttgatcatgaggcacgccatagtgagggactgcggattaatttttaccacctcgggttctttaacgtgcaccgaatgaCGGTACAcaggtgtctttgcatttcgccgccatcgaaatgcggccgccgcggccgggattcgatcacgcgttCACgggcacaatgccatagccactgcgccaccTCTGTGGGTACACTATGCCTTATATCGGAACAGTGAGGATGACAGCCAGTCCACTACCGCGACAGGGCAACGTAGTATAGAGTCTTTCGCTTATAGCGAAGCACGCGCTTACTACTCATTATCGCTGTAGCCACGCAGCTAGCAGTTCAGTGTGCATGAGAGTGCAGATCGTGAGCGTTAGACAAAATGCATGCTCTCCTGCAAGAAGCCGGTCTCCGCTAAGCGGTCACCGCTGGCGGGCTTTTCGTCGCTGCCGCTCTCCTCGCATGGTGGCTCTCCCCTGGCTTTTTCCTAAGGTGCAAGGGATTCTTCAAGCGGACCGTGCAGAACAAGCGTGTGTATACGTGTGTGGCGGACGGCAACTGCGAGATAACCAAGGCCCAGAGGAACCGGTGCCAGTATTGCCGCTTCCAGAAGTGCCTACGACAGGGCATGGTTCTCGCAGGTACGTACCCTTGCCTCTCCTTCGCACGGCTGCGCACACAGACGAAAGCGCAGTAGCGACGTGAAATGTACAGAATAGCTCCACTAAAGCGCTCGCAAGCTAACTGCTACGGTATATACTTGACAGTGATATGAGCACATTTTCGTctctccaagagagagagagagagagaagaacaataa includes:
- the LOC126548610 gene encoding hormone receptor 4-like → MLPPLLHRLLFKMSLFHDIKLKRRKVDSRGSSDGENNGDVNTSSPEPPPPPPPPPPPLQQQQQQQQQQQQSPAQQQQPLSQPLQQQQQQQQQQQQQQQQQQQQQQQQQQQSPAQQQQPLSQPLQQQQQQQQQPQPQPQQQQQQSQQQQSQQSQQHQSQQPQSQQPAAASSSSGPCASSSSGAATPGPPARRTDESPPPQGSGRLAAPADSDDEERRAGPAASAWTPDSSAFNRPKEDEGLSVVRRMYRPAPQVVSWPAGTPSATEVGREGYAPPFPAAAFQRSPIFYRRASTSAAGSEEEASWRRDENPEPAASWVDKLPDSQALNLCVAAGVTPSTSRGGAEDEDDQPMVCMICEDKATGLHYGIITCEGCKGFFKRTVQNKRVYTCVADGNCEITKAQRNRCQYCRFQKCLRQGMVLAAVREDRMPGGRNSGAVYNLYKVKYKKHKKGPKNGQLMLRQEPAPGVKPPAAAKSPPAEAAAKGPSPLMMQGPKALLVSAASAAATTASATTTSTSSTTTTTTTNGVLSSSPRYHQSSDWVNGGILKTALTSPSEVMHLRHAVLEQQPRPERRTLSAEQAAAMIEQLIECDDFEDVATLNNMRDLLNDWEDLSRKLRQIADKIVHKLVQWTKRLPFYAEIPLAVHTQLLAHKWHELVVLTTAAYQAIQLPARVAPSSSCSSSGSSDGGPHSPPADVSRETAAALCELQRTLAALMGQPVTLVQLPSEAVPLVDQMTGLASELRKARLCLEEYVCLKVVIMLSYEDPNQRQLESIQERYLSALRVFTEQRFPNQSSRFTELLARLPDIQAAAALLLHSKMFYVPFLLNSSITR